Within the Candidatus Hydrogenedentota bacterium genome, the region CCATAATGCGCCCGCTGACACCAACGCACCTGTGTTCCAACCCCCGGCGGCGCCCAAGCAGTAGGGTGACTTAAGAAGCCATTTCCATGCCTCGGACCTCACAGTCCGGGGCATTTTCTATTTGGGGCGCCTGCCGCGGACAGGCGCGGTCCCGGCGTGCCGCCCTGGAGGGGCCGTGCATGCCGGCCCCTACGGCTCGCCCAAACGCCGCAAAAGACACACGCGGGCGGCCTCGCGTACCGGAAGCCGCCCGCGCCGGAAAAGCTGGCAGGGGGGAGGGTCTAGCGCTTGGAGAACTGGAAGCGTTTGCGCGCGCCGGGGCGCCCGTACTTCTTGCGTTCCACCTCGCGCGCGTCGCGCGTGAGCATGCCGTGCGAGCGCAGGCTCTTGCGGAGGTTCTCGTCGTATGCAACCAGTGCGCGCGCCACACCCAGCCGCAACGCACCGGCCTGGCCCGCCAGGCCGCCGCCGTCGCAATGCGCGCGAATGTCAAACTTCCCCGCCGTACCCGTCACGTCGAAGACCTGATTGACCAGGCGCACGAGCGTGTCCCGCGCAAGGTATTCCCGAAGGGGTTGACCGTTGACGACGAAATTGCCCGCGCCGGGTTTCAGGCGCACGCGCGCGCGTGCGCACTTGCGCCTGCCCACCGAGACGGT harbors:
- the rpsI gene encoding 30S ribosomal protein S9 encodes the protein MTDIVETVAILEPVAEKKKDPSGETVSVGRRKCARARVRLKPGAGNFVVNGQPLREYLARDTLVRLVNQVFDVTGTAGKFDIRAHCDGGGLAGQAGALRLGVARALVAYDENLRKSLRSHGMLTRDAREVERKKYGRPGARKRFQFSKR